The Paenibacillus sp. G2S3 region TAGCAAAAAGAAGGTCTATCAGCACCCTTGATAGACCTTCTTTTTTGTTTTAAACTGAAGTGAATGAAAATGGTTCTCAATTGGGGGCGGGAAAATGGCAAAAGATGTGCAAGACAGCAATAGAAGAAAGCTGTTCTATAGCTTGATTAATATAGAAACCCAATCTTTGTCAGGAAGCGGACAGAGTGAGGTGTTTCAGGATCACACTCTAATCATTGTATCGGAAGGACAGGGGTACGTTGAGGCTGAGATGAGGCAGTTTCCACTGGAAAAAGGTGCTGGGTTCTTGTTCGAACCAGGGCTATTAAGCAAAATCAGTGCTGAGGAGCGGGGACTTAGCTTTTATCGGCTTACTTTTGAAATCATCGAAACCGGGGAAAACAGGCAGAGTGAAATGGAAAGAAGGACTAAAGAGGACATCCTTCGATCTGGTTTGCTAAGCTGTAAACCCTTTTCACAAAGTAAATTACTGCTAGAGGCTATCTATCATAGTCGTAGAAGCACGGAAGAGATCGAATGGTTCGCAGGGCATACGCGTTTTCAGGAACTATTACTGCTAATCATGCGTGCAAATTCCTCTGTCGTTCAGATCACGGGTGATCATGAGGCAATACAGCGCTCCATTCACTATATGGAGGAGCATTATAACCAAGCGGTAACCGTCGATCAATTGGCGGAAGTTGCAGGCATTACACGTGCACGCTACACACAAACTTTTAAAGAAGTGACAGGGCGGATTCCCTTGGAGCATTTGAACGGGCTTCGTATTGAACGGGCGCAGCAGCAGTTGCTGCTCACGAATGACCGCTTGCATGAAATCGCGTTATCCGTCGGATATAGCAATGAGTATTATTTTAATCGGCGTTTTAAAAGATCGGTGGGTGTTACGCCCGGCCAATACAGAAGCTTCCATCAGGATGGACTGAGGGTGTTCGCTCCTTTTTTAGAAGATTATCTGCTGGCTCTAGATATTACTCCTGTGGCGCAATATTCTCACGCCGAGTGGGGGAAGCAAGAGTACTTGGCTCTCCATGATGTGCCTGCGGTAGATATTTCGACTCGTAATTGGCAGGAGCTCTCCCGGTACACGCCCGAATTGATCTTGCTGGATAATGGCTTTCATCGCTGGCATCTGGAGGAGTGCAGCCGGATCGCTCCGTTGTTCAAGCTGCCTTTTCATCAAGAGGATTGGCGTGCCACTTTGTATTCCGCAGCAGCGGTCTTTGGCAGAACGGAACGTGTCCAGGAAGTGATCGGCAATTATGAGCATCAGGCACAGCAAGCCAAACGGGTGCTCACCCGTTCCGTCCATAGTCAGACCATAGCTTGTTTAAGAATATCAGCCTATGGAATCACTCTTTATGGATGTGAGCATTTGGGATATACAGGAAGCGTGCTCCATCATGATTTGGGTTTACAGCCCCATAGCTTGGTTCGGAAGTTGACCCATGGAAAGAATCGAGTGAACCTGACAAAAGAAGAGCTTGCAAATCTGACAGCGGATCATTTGTTCATTACCTTTGATCGGATTGAAGGAGGAGGACGGGAACTGCTGGATACCCAACTCTGGCGCAGCTTGCCTGCTGTGCGTAACGGCTGCGTATATGAGGTGGATTTTATGGCCTGGATGAATTACGGCGTATTGTCGCATCAGCGCAAGATTGAGGATGTGTTAAGAGCGTTAGGATAAGTCAGAAACTAGACCAGATAAAAAAGAGGACAATAAGTGCCACTATACTGCTGACACGGGTCATTAATAAATAAGCCTCACTCGGCTCAACGTCACCTTTGACCATCCAACCGTATCTCATGTACCATCCGAATCGTGGAAATAAGATGTTAAGTAGCGCTAACAGAACAAAGAGGAAAATAAAAAAGCCCATGATTTATCACTCCTTTATGTAATGTATACGCGAGACTGTATGGAGGGTTCCCCCGCTCAAAAGTGAGTTTCCATATATTTATTTAAGCTCATGCAATATAGACTGATAAAAACTGCAAATTGCTTAAGGAGATGATAAATCGTATGGAACATTCGGGTCTTTTTTTCGGAGGGGGAGTAGGTGTTTTGTTCTTTTTAATTTGGTTGCTATCAATTGGATTGGGGATCTACTTTTTCGTCCTGCTTGTAAAATTGGCACGTAGAGGAATAGTGGCCTTAGATTTATACATTTACGCTAAAAATCGTGAAATACGTACTCGTTATGAGTCGGTTCAAGAAAGGTCAGAGGAAAATTAAGGCCATTAAATGATCAATGATACTTAGAGTATGTGATACCCTAGCCACCTTATCAGGTAGTTGGGGTATTTTTGTGGAAATATTCAGGACTATGCTATCAATGAGGTATGTTTAGCGGTGTACTGTTGTGTTTACATAAAAAAGAGTTCGTTAAATAAAAAATGTATTTCTAAAAATAAAGGAGGAATTGATCGATGTCTAACCAATATACGATGCAAGATCCTACCACTCAGTACACCAAGGCCGGACCTGAATTTCAACAGCAACAACAAGAGCCAGGACTACAGAAGAAGATGAATCCCGTACCTGATGCAGGTGAAGATACCTATCAAGGCACCGGACGTCTGACTGGACGAAAAGCGATTGTTACCGGGGCGGACAGCGGTATAGGTCGTGCTGTTGCGATTGCTTTTGCTCGTGAAGGCGCAGATGTTGTCCTATCCTACATGCCAGAGGAAGAAGAAGATGCAAAGCAGGTTCTCAAACTAGTGCAAGAAGCAGGACGTACCGCAATCGCCATCCCGGGTGATCTTAAGGATGAGGAATACTGTGAACAGCTCGTCGATACTGCGGTCAAGCAGTTAGGTGGGATTGATATCCTAGCCAATATCGCAGGCAAGCAGCAATTCGTGACAGATATCGCTGATCTCACCACAAAGCATTTTGACGATACATTTAAGACGAACGTGTATGCTATGTTCTGGCTGTGCAAAGCGGCAGTGAAACATATGCAGCCGGGTAGCACCATCATCAACACTTCTTCCATTCAAGCCTATAATCCTTCGCCGATCTTATTGGACTACGCGACGACTAAGGCTGCGATCAACACATTCAGTAAATCTCTCGCCCAGCAAGTCGCTGATAAGGGGATTCGAGTTAATGTAGTGGCGCCAGGTCCTGTATGGACACCTCTTCAAGTGGTGGGTGGGCAACCAGAGGAAGTGCTGAAGGAGTTTGGTGCGAGCACACCACTAGGTCGTCCGGGACAGCCTGCAGAGATGGCTCCGGCTTATGTATTTCTTGCTAGCCAGGAATCGAGCTATATTAGTGGTGAAACGCTAAATGCCAATGGCGGAACTCCAACTCCATAAAAATACTCAGCGGAACATGGATATTGTAAAATATCAGCGAATCCTACAAAAGTACCCTACTAATTTCAGCTGTGGGGTGCTTTTGTTTTTATATAGAGAAAGGAGTATTATAGAATTTGAGACTTTTTATCCCATTATTTTCATGGAATATGATCTACAACTGATCAAGATTGTCGAATACATAGATTTCCTGCGATTACCCAAGAAATAATTTGAGTTGGTACCGTGTTAAGAGTTTAGTGTAAACCATAGAAAGAACTAGGGGCTGTGTTATGCGTAAAAAGAAACTAGCAATACTTATCATTTCCTTTGTCCTAATTATAGTGTGTTTTCCATCAGGAGCAGTCTTTGCGGATAAAGAAAATGGAGCTGTAATGGATAGTGGAACAAAGGAAAGGCTGATGGAAAAGTATGATCTTGTAGAGCCTGAACCTGCAAATCCATCATCACATTGGAGTCAAAATGATGTTGGAGTCAGTAACCCTATTGCTATATTTATAAGTATCAGTAGGTTGTATCTGAATCCATATGTTTTTGCTGCGCAAGAAATGATTGATTATTTGCTCGAAGAAAACTAATGGTTTGTAATCGCAAAAGTATTAATACGGTGAAAACACAAAAAAATTATACTTGAAAGTGAACTCTTGTACTTCAGAATAGAAAGTACTAAGAGAATTAAAACATAATGATTTACATATAGGGGGCGCCGTGAAGAAAAACATCGTTATTTTATGCCTTGCATTTGGTTTAAATGGGCTTTTATCTTCTCACTCCCTGGCTTTTGAGAGTTCTTATGAAGGAACAATTAAAATGAAGAAACCATTTAGGGCATGGCAGGGTGTGGGATCTAATGGGAAGACCGTGTATGTCACCTCAGATCGTTCGGAGAAGTTCACCCTTTCGAATACAATTTCTGTATATGATCTTGATGGCAATTATATAAAGGAGTTAAAAAGAGCATACACCGGAACGGACAAGCATAATCGGTTTATGTCATTTGGTGATTGTTATGTTTCTAGTGGTTTTTTATATGCCACTGTTTATAATTTTAATTCAGCACCACCAGAGAATGAGCGAATTAGTAGAATAGTCAAGTACAGCTTGGCGGATTTAAAACAAGTCCATGTATTCGATATCGGTGATGGAACGGCAGAATCGTTAGCGAAATTTAAAGGATTTTTCTGGATAGTATATCATGACAAAAATGAGATTAGAAAATTTGATGCCCATTTCAGACTGCAAAAAAGATACCCACTTTCAGGAATATTTGGAGATGAAGGTGGATATCAAGGCATTTTTTTTGATGGGGACAATCTTTATGCAAATCTACATGGCTCAAATAAATTTGGGGAGAAGTATGCTCAGGGGTTAGATAAGTATTATTTTGATGGTGATTCTTTCAAGTTTATAGAGAGGATTAAACCACCTACCTATGGAAGTGGACAAGGTGTAGAGAAGGTCGGAAATTCAATTTTCTGGGTAGATCGCCCTGGTAATCGAATCATTATTCAAAAATTATAAAGACGTGTCAGTGCAAAAAGGAGCTGTTTCCAGCTCCTATAGTCTTTGATCTATTCTGGCATTATCCAAACAATCTCGCAAATACGTACAAAAAATCTTCTGCCTCGCGTATCTAAAACTACATGGTCTGGTTTAACATCAACGACACATCCGCTGATTCCGCCACGAGTGGTTTCTAGAACAACTTGTTTCCCAATTACGCTTTTTAGAGTTTCTACGACGTAGGCATCAACAGGGTAGACTATAACAGATTGAGGCATTTGGTTCATTTGATGCATTTGAAAATTATTCAATGGATTACCTCCCAGTATTTTATACGCTATTCTATGCACCCGCCCAATTAATGTTCTAGGCAGTTTATTATGTAGTCATATACAACAAAAATGACCCGGAAGAGGGCCATTTTTATTCTGATTTTAAGGGTTAGTTAATTGCATATCTTTCAAAATATAATCCCAGCTATCATAATCGTTCATATCATCAGGAAATTCTAAGACGCAAATATTATTAATATTCCAGTTGATTTCTCGTACAGATGTTAATTCACTCACGGGATTAAGGATTAGGACAGTGAATTCGTTCGGTGTTAAAATTTCAGACAAAATCGCTTGTAGCTCTACAGCCTGTTCGTATGTGGCGAACCATCTAATGAATAAAATTTTTTTACTGCTTATTAATTTATCCCAAAATCTCTTAATTCGTAAATCCAGCTTTGCTTTATAAGATGGATAGGTCGTAGACCAATGTTTCCCCAAGGCGATTGGAAAATCATGTACAGAGATAATGTTATAAAAGGTATCACGAATAAAATACGATTTCACTAAAGCATTCTTGTTTCCATTAGGATAAGCGGGCACTCCATCCTCCAGAAAAAAATGTGTCTCATCGAGCATTTGCAGATTTGTTAACTCCATGAAATTCTGAAATCTGTTCTTATAAAGTCTATTAACATCAGTTAATGAATAAGTAATCATCCAGTCGAGAGGCATAGAGAATGTTCTCAGGTTACTTCTTTGCATATTTATAGCAGGTGCACAAGACATACCTAAGCTTACGATTAAATCATAGCTTATCCTCACATCTTGTAATTTCATGGACTCACCTAATTTCAATCAGATTCAGGTTTTATTCACCGTTAAAAAAAGAGCAGCACTAAAACTGCCCTCTGAAAAATATTAATGGCGTTGTAACAGCAAATAGCCGCTAATACTTGAATTTTTTTTACGAAACACCACTTTAAAACCAACGTCGTTGTCTAATAAACAAGCTAAGGCAGTGTTAAGTAATCCATTGGGTCTCAAACTAGGTCGACAAGGCTCGGCATTTCCAATGATGCGGACAGAAGTAATCCTACGTGCAGATCCACGAACCAAAGGATTTCTACTCCAAGTGATCAATACTAAATCAGGCTGACGAGTTGCCATTATGATCTACCCCTTTCTATTAAGCTTCTCTATATAAAATGCACAATAGATTTTAATGTGCTGAACAGAAGCGGAGTGAGTGGGAGGAAATATGAATAAGTTACTACATTAAATAGCGAATTTGATTCATAACACCGTACGCTTGGGCGGAGTATTTGATCAAAGATCAAATGCTTTTTTATTTTCATTTATGAGAAGCTAAATAGGGGGGGACACGATGAGGAAAGGGAAACCGATTAAAAAGAAGGTATATGGATTTATTTTGCAAGAAAATGAAGTTGGAGAAAAGACCTTATTAGTTTATCTTAATGTACAAGAAGTACCTTTTAGATTGGTAGGTGGAAATGTCGATGACGGGGAAACAGAAGAAGAGGCGTTATTTAGGGAAGTTCAAGAAGAAAGTGGACTTAAACATTTTAAATTAGTAAAGAAGATTGGAACACAATATTATTATAAAGAGTTTATAGACGCAAATGTTGAAAGACATGACTACCTTTTAATTCCAGAAACAAGATTACCTGAAAAGTGGAGTTTCACTGGAGAAGGTGAAGGAGAGGACTGTGGAACTGTTTTTAACTACCAGTGGATAAAACAAGATGAAATATACTTATTAGATAAAGAGTTTAGAGAATATATGTCGGAAAAATATATACAAGAATTGTTTGGTGATCAAGTCCTAAATGATTATTCGAAGCAGATTTGAAAAAGCATAAAATTGGTGGGATTACTTTGCGTGTAGTTGAGCATATCATGTTATGGTTTGTTTCGACGATTTTATTCACCTTGGCCTTTTTTGGATTAGAGCTCTTGGAAGGACATAAAATCAGTACGACCGAATACTACGGGTTTCAAAATATAGGGTTTGTTTTTATTTTCTTAGCTTTTCTTTTTTCAGCCGTTCTTTACCCAATTGTAATTTTTCCTTTATCTTGGGTTGTTCGGATGATTGCAAATCCTTTAATTAGCCG contains the following coding sequences:
- a CDS encoding SDR family oxidoreductase; the protein is MSNQYTMQDPTTQYTKAGPEFQQQQQEPGLQKKMNPVPDAGEDTYQGTGRLTGRKAIVTGADSGIGRAVAIAFAREGADVVLSYMPEEEEDAKQVLKLVQEAGRTAIAIPGDLKDEEYCEQLVDTAVKQLGGIDILANIAGKQQFVTDIADLTTKHFDDTFKTNVYAMFWLCKAAVKHMQPGSTIINTSSIQAYNPSPILLDYATTKAAINTFSKSLAQQVADKGIRVNVVAPGPVWTPLQVVGGQPEEVLKEFGASTPLGRPGQPAEMAPAYVFLASQESSYISGETLNANGGTPTP
- a CDS encoding NUDIX domain-containing protein, with the translated sequence MRKGKPIKKKVYGFILQENEVGEKTLLVYLNVQEVPFRLVGGNVDDGETEEEALFREVQEESGLKHFKLVKKIGTQYYYKEFIDANVERHDYLLIPETRLPEKWSFTGEGEGEDCGTVFNYQWIKQDEIYLLDKEFREYMSEKYIQELFGDQVLNDYSKQI
- a CDS encoding DUF2642 domain-containing protein, with the protein product MHQMNQMPQSVIVYPVDAYVVETLKSVIGKQVVLETTRGGISGCVVDVKPDHVVLDTRGRRFFVRICEIVWIMPE
- a CDS encoding helix-turn-helix domain-containing protein — translated: MAKDVQDSNRRKLFYSLINIETQSLSGSGQSEVFQDHTLIIVSEGQGYVEAEMRQFPLEKGAGFLFEPGLLSKISAEERGLSFYRLTFEIIETGENRQSEMERRTKEDILRSGLLSCKPFSQSKLLLEAIYHSRRSTEEIEWFAGHTRFQELLLLIMRANSSVVQITGDHEAIQRSIHYMEEHYNQAVTVDQLAEVAGITRARYTQTFKEVTGRIPLEHLNGLRIERAQQQLLLTNDRLHEIALSVGYSNEYYFNRRFKRSVGVTPGQYRSFHQDGLRVFAPFLEDYLLALDITPVAQYSHAEWGKQEYLALHDVPAVDISTRNWQELSRYTPELILLDNGFHRWHLEECSRIAPLFKLPFHQEDWRATLYSAAAVFGRTERVQEVIGNYEHQAQQAKRVLTRSVHSQTIACLRISAYGITLYGCEHLGYTGSVLHHDLGLQPHSLVRKLTHGKNRVNLTKEELANLTADHLFITFDRIEGGGRELLDTQLWRSLPAVRNGCVYEVDFMAWMNYGVLSHQRKIEDVLRALG
- a CDS encoding DUF1796 family putative cysteine peptidase; the protein is MKLQDVRISYDLIVSLGMSCAPAINMQRSNLRTFSMPLDWMITYSLTDVNRLYKNRFQNFMELTNLQMLDETHFFLEDGVPAYPNGNKNALVKSYFIRDTFYNIISVHDFPIALGKHWSTTYPSYKAKLDLRIKRFWDKLISSKKILFIRWFATYEQAVELQAILSEILTPNEFTVLILNPVSELTSVREINWNINNICVLEFPDDMNDYDSWDYILKDMQLTNP
- a CDS encoding DUF6199 family natural product biosynthesis protein — translated: MGFFIFLFVLLALLNILFPRFGWYMRYGWMVKGDVEPSEAYLLMTRVSSIVALIVLFFIWSSF